In Ananas comosus cultivar F153 linkage group 10, ASM154086v1, whole genome shotgun sequence, the sequence agtaaaatatatatctgtatatatatatattttttctcacaaatagtatatttatataaataaattaaacttaaaacttaaaaaaccgcacacttaaaaaataattacagtAGCAAACATTTTTAATCCGTAcaagtggttttttttttttataacaaaacagtaaaactttttttttttaaagggttTTACAATAGCAAAACTCAAACAGTAcataaatagaattttatttactgtagcaaaaaaaaatccacccTTTTGGATCcgtaggtaaaaaaaaaattaataataataaaaaaaagataataatttgcAGATAAACAATATCCGATTAGAATTTCAAAATGCTAATCCaacttatttaaatttgaatgacaAACATACAAGCAAGTTGTCAAACAGAATTATAcgcaaaatatatatgtatatattttaatagattaGTACCGTCAgatttaatcacaatcagatagGGATCTACGCCTTAGATTGTTAGAACAAATACCGCAAagaaaatctgattgtgattaatatctaactaattttgtaataagaataaaatcaaacttacagataaacgcaaatatccaaataatgatttgatcttatccggaagcgtgcgaggcactgccctaaggcgtattcccgtccttacgtgcgggattaatcggaaataacaccccaaggtacgaccggaattcctcctcctgcgagcacgatcgtgaaggaggttgacgaaGATTCTCAACACCCAGTAGATAAGAAGAATATTCAAATAGTAAAAGATAAGAGATgaatagataaagattaataaaattatctaaatctCATTCTCTACTACTCTGTCAGTAACagaggagaagaaaggaagggAATTTAACGCTCTTTCTCGTTACGAGAAAAAGACGTATTCCACGCAACGGAAGGGAATTCCGTTTGGCGTAAGAAACGGAACGGAAAAATATTCCGTTAGTTTCTTACGCATtaagaaagagaataaaaataaataaataaataaaattaaataagtaaataataaaataataaataatgataaataataaataaataatttaaaattcaaatagaataaaattcaaattttaaaattttgagtttttttttttaactaacacTTAGGCCACCAGTAATGCATTATTCTTACTCAAAAGaggactcaaaaaaaaaaaaaaaaagaaaacaaaagaggatTCAAACCTGGTTTCACCGCCACGAGTTGAGAGCACTAAACCAACAACATAAAATAGTGGTGGATCACCATATTTGAATTCGAGATGAAACTATCTTAACAATTCAATTTACTGATCGCTACAACAAGCTATGTTTATACGACGCTTTTTAGACAACGCTCTATTCTAGCGTTTTCAATATTTGGCATGTGCTGATAGTATGATTAAGCGTCgtcaataaatattatttttattaaatactaaataaaaatttttcgacGTTATATTAAAGCACCGGTATATTTATTCCGACATGTTTATTTAACGATTTTTCGTGGAAGTTATTTCTTTGAAGCGTAGCTAGTTATTGTTTGAAATGTCTTTGGTGTAAGATTTTTTGTAGTGGATATATGCAACTTAAATAGTTTGTCAAAGTGATTTTACTTCATTTTCAAAGTTCAAGTGGTGAGTCACAACTTGCACTAAAATTCAAGAGAATCTGCATATTTTGCTCGCCTAAAAGTAACAGGCATGCAATGCATCATTCCAGTGAAATAGGAACTACTAAAATAAATCCATTATATTTTTTAGGTGGCCAAATTTGTTGGATGCAACATCTTTAACTAGGTCTTATACatgctctctatatatattttgcctCTCCATATACTTAATTGCTGTAACACCTTTGCATTCTACAAAAGCCCTTTGTCTTGGAAGCTCTTGATGCACTCATCAAACATTTGAGGGATTGAGATGAAAGGAGGGAACCCTAAGTTCCTGATCTTGGTTGTGTCCATGCTATGTGGATTGCTATCTCCCTTTTGATCCCCACACCTAGATATTCAAAAGTTGTCACTGAACCTCTAAAACAATAGGAAAAAAGAAGTTCAAAATATTGTAAAGGTTCAAAGGATTGAGAGAATTACTTTGTCGGAATCGGGTATACGGGGTATTTGGCCTTGATCATCTCCACAATTTCCGACCAATGCGCGACCGAGCCTGAGCAGATGAGCCGCCCCGAGGCTCTTCTGTCCTCCATGGCCAAAATGTGGGCTCGGACCACATCGTCGATATGGACGAACCCGATCGTCAAGTTAGGGTACTCAGTTAGGTCTCCTGCATGCACTCGAATCGAGCATCATAGTAAGGTTGGTACAAGTTTCGGAATACTATCTGTGTGATGCCTCAGGATTTAGAATAATTCtgtatatgaaatataatagggctaaatctTTTAACCCGGTTATAACACTTTGAGCAATAGCTAGACCCAAGAAGTTAAGATAGTTAAGCGTACTAGAATTAGAATAGTTTTAAAATTAGTGATCTCCTGAGAAGCGGGGCGTCGCATGATGTGCTCATACCTTTCAATAAGGAGAGGATCATTAGGATTGTGCTTGTGGGCCGTGGTGCCAGTACTGGCCCGACGACGAACGATGGATTGACGACCACGAGATCGATGTTGTACTCCTTTGCCAGCCGCCATGCTTCTTGCTCAGCCAGTATTTTTGAGTACGCGTACCACAGCTGCCAATCGAAGAATTAAAAACGATTAGATTTGGTTCTCTATACAATTGAATAGTCCCAAATCAAAATATGTTGATGCTTGTTTAGCCTGACTAAAGCTTttagctagaatattttttagtagagctgtttgaagaagcactaataaatattttatatcaaaaagtTCTACACTAAATAACTTTTGACTATAGATAGAATTAGAACAATCGAAGGGCCTTGTTGCTCTAAATATGGTTGCATTTTGGGACCTAAAGCTTATTTTAACCTTTTACAGTATACTTTTAAATTTGCAAAATGTTTGATCTTGTGTTTATCATGCAAAAAAGATACTCAATTAATTGATCCAAATAGCTATATATAACTTGAAATTAAGCAATTTGAATCATGTTAAAGTTACTAGTTACAACTTACGCGATTAAACATTTTCTCAATTTATAACACAACTATTgaaaaatgttgaaaaattgAACCACAATTATTATTTGTTGCCTCCGCTTGTAATCTTTGTGAAGAGAAAGATAGAGCTCTAAACTTAAACAACTAATATGCAACTACACAAATAATTTG encodes:
- the LOC109716805 gene encoding tetraketide alpha-pyrone reductase 2-like → MAEYCVTGGTGFIAAYLVKALLSKGFKVRATVRDPEDEGKVGFLWSLEGARERLRLVKADLTVEGSFDEAVDGVDGVFHTASPVFLTYDQNVQETLINPAIKGTKNVLDSCSRSSSVRRVVLTSSCSSIRYRDDATLISPLNESHWSDTEYCKRYNLWYAYSKILAEQEAWRLAKEYNIDLVVVNPSFVVGPVLAPRPTSTILMILSLLKGDLTEYPNLTIGFVHIDDVVRAHILAMEDRRASGRLICSGSVAHWSEIVEMIKAKYPVYPIPTKCGDQKGDSNPHSMDTTKIRNLGFPPFISIPQMFDECIKSFQDKGLL